A DNA window from Mus caroli chromosome 8, CAROLI_EIJ_v1.1, whole genome shotgun sequence contains the following coding sequences:
- the Rwdd4 gene encoding RWD domain-containing protein 4 isoform X1 has translation MGANEDQEMELEALRSIYEGDNSFRELSPVSFQYRIGEDGDPKAFLIEISWTETYPQTPPVISMNAFFNNTISSAVKQSILAKLQEAVEVNLGTAMTYTLFEYAKDHKEQFMENHHPGNSATPVANIISVETPTTAPSSKKKEKKEQLSKAQKRKLADKTDHKGELPRGWNWVDVVKHLSKTGSKDDE, from the exons ATGGGTGCCAACGAGGACCAAGAG ATGGAGCTAGAAGCTTTACGGTCTATTTATGAAGGAGATAACAGTTTCCGGGAATTAAGTCCAGTGTCATTTCAATATAGG ATAGGTGAAGACGGCGATCCCAAAGCCTTCCTGATAGAGATTTCCTGGACGGAGACATACCCGCAGACGCCTCCGGTCATATCTATGAACGCCTTTTTTAACAACACCAT CTCCTCGGCTGTGAAGCAGAGCATCTTAGCCAAGCTGCAGGAAGCGGTGGAAGTGAATCTCGGCACGGCCATGACCTACACGTTGTTCGAGTATGCTAAGGACCATAAAGAGCAGTTCATGGAGAACCACCATCCTGGGAATTCTGCA ACGCCTGTAGCCAATATCATCTCAGTTGAAACTCCCACCACAGCCCCATCGagtaagaaaaaagagaagaaagaacaacttTCCAAAGCTCAGAAACGCAAGCTGGCAGATAAAACAG ATCACAAAGGGGAGCTCCCCCGCGGCTGGAACTGGGTTGACGTCGTGAAG CAT ttaaGCAAAACTGGCTCTAAAGACGATGAGTAG
- the Rwdd4 gene encoding RWD domain-containing protein 4 isoform X2, protein MGANEDQEMELEALRSIYEGDNSFRELSPVSFQYRIGEDGDPKAFLIEISWTETYPQTPPVISMNAFFNNTISSAVKQSILAKLQEAVEVNLGTAMTYTLFEYAKDHKEQFMENHHPGNSATPVANIISVETPTTAPSSKKKEKKEQLSKAQKRKLADKTG, encoded by the exons ATGGGTGCCAACGAGGACCAAGAG ATGGAGCTAGAAGCTTTACGGTCTATTTATGAAGGAGATAACAGTTTCCGGGAATTAAGTCCAGTGTCATTTCAATATAGG ATAGGTGAAGACGGCGATCCCAAAGCCTTCCTGATAGAGATTTCCTGGACGGAGACATACCCGCAGACGCCTCCGGTCATATCTATGAACGCCTTTTTTAACAACACCAT CTCCTCGGCTGTGAAGCAGAGCATCTTAGCCAAGCTGCAGGAAGCGGTGGAAGTGAATCTCGGCACGGCCATGACCTACACGTTGTTCGAGTATGCTAAGGACCATAAAGAGCAGTTCATGGAGAACCACCATCCTGGGAATTCTGCA ACGCCTGTAGCCAATATCATCTCAGTTGAAACTCCCACCACAGCCCCATCGagtaagaaaaaagagaagaaagaacaacttTCCAAAGCTCAGAAACGCAAGCTGGCAGATAAAACAG GCTAG